TCCCCTTCGGTGATCCCGGCCGCGCGCAGCATGGCCTTCCGGCCCGTATCACGCTCCGTAGTCGCTTTCGTGTAGGCCGTCTCCACGGTGGCGGACACCCCGGGCGGCCAGGGCAGGAGGGACTCATCGGCCACGCTGTAGGCCGCGGGGGCGTTGGGATACGTGCCGTTTGGGGATGGGGCGAGGTCCGCGTCCCGCACTGTCAGCCACAGGACTTCGTGCTGGGCACGGAGCCGGAGCAGGAGCTGGGCGGTGGCAGAGTCCGCCGCCAGTTCGTCCGCGACGACAAAGAGCAGGTGGCGGCCCTTAACGTTGCGTGCCACGTAGCCCAGCTGGTCCTGAATTCTGCTGGGTTGCCCTTCAAGGCGCGTGTGGGAATCCACGTGCCTGAGGAGCCGTTCCAGGTGGGCTTCGCCACTCTTTGCCGGCAGGGAGAGGGTTGCGGTGGAGTCCCCGCACACCAGGCCCACCACGTCCCCGTGCCGATGGGCCAGGTAGCCCATAACCCCCAGCGCGAGCACGGCGATGTCCTTTTTCACTTCCCCGGAGTGCGCCTCCGCCGCCATGTTCCGTCCAGTGTCGGTGACCAGGAGGACGGTCTGCCGGCGGACGGCCACGTAGCGCCGGATCAAGGGTGAACCGTGCCGGGCCGTGGCCTTCCAGTCGATGTCGCGCACTTCGTCACCCGGCACGTAGGCGCGCAGGTCGTCAAAGTCCAGGCTGCGGCCCCTGAACACGGAACCGTACTCGCCGTCGAGCATTCCACGCGCTTTGCGGTGCGCGAAGATGGCCATCTTCGACTTCACCCGCTGGAGGAGGCTGGCCATCCGGGGTCAGGGAGTCTGGACGGCGGCCACGACGGCGTCAATCACCGATTCGACCGGGACCTGCTCGGCCACCGCGTCGAAGTTCAGGATCAACCGGTGCCTCAGTACCCGGTGCGCCAGCGACCTGACGTCCTCCGGGATCACATGGTCGCGGCCGTGCAGCAATGCCACCGCACGCGCTGCCTGGCTGAAGGCGATGCTGGCCCGGGGGCTGGCGCCGAATTCGATGAAGCCGGCCAGGCGGGCATCGATGTACTGGGAGGCGTTCCGCGTCACGTATACGAGGCCCACGATGTAGTTGAGGATTGACGGATCGAGGTAGACCCGCCCCACCAGTGCCTGGATTTCGGTGATGGCATCCAGGGAGGCTGCGGCCGCGGGCTTTTGTTCGCGGGTGTAGACGCCGGCGTCGATCCTGCGGATGATCTCCGCTTCTTCAGCGGGGGTGGGATAGTCCAGCACGTCCTTGAGCATGAACCGGTCCATCTGCGCCTCGGGCAGCTGGTAGGTTCCCTCCTGCTCGATGGGGTTTTGGGTTGCCAGGACCAAGAACGGCGAGGGCAGGGGGTGGTCCTGCCCGCCAATGGACGTCTGGCGTTCCTGCATGGCCTCAAGCATGGCGCTCTGGGTCTTGGCGCTGGAACGGTTGATCTCATCCAGCAGCACGATATTGGCGTGCACCGGGCCGAGTTGGGTGCGGAAATCCCCCTTGGCGGCATCGTAGATCTGGGTCCCCACGATGTCGCTGGGCAGCAGGTCAGGGGTGCATTGGATCCTGCGGAATTCGGCACTCACGGCTTCGGCGAGGGTTTGTGCGGCCGTGGTCTTGGCCAGTCCCGGGACGCTTTCCAGGAGGATGTGGCCGCCGGTCAGCAGTCCCACCAGCAGCGACTCCCGCAGCCGGGACTGTCCCACAACTTTTGCATCGAAACTCCGGGAAATGTTGGCCGCCACCTGCTGCGCCCTGGCCAGCTCCGCGGGCTGGATTCTTTCGGGCACGCTGGTCGAAAGCACTGGATTCCCCCTGATGACGGTGTTGGGCGCACGGGCCGGGCCGGCCTTGTCCCGCCCGCCATCCTATCCAAGCCGGGGCCGCGAAGTCCGGCAATGGGGACCACTCCCCTAATGGGGTCTGCAGGTCTATCCTTTTGCCATGATTGAGCTTCCAGCCAGTTACAAGGAATACCTTGCCGACAAGAGCCAGCACTTCGTGGACACGGTCCGGCCGGTCCTGATGCAGTCCGCGGCGGAAAAGCTGCACGGGGTTCGGGTGGTGAACAATCCCACGGGGCACCAGGCGCACCTCGACGATACCCTGCCCTTCGGCGTGGTGCTCGAGGACATAGACTAGCCCCTGACGGCTCCGGCAAGGGCCAGTGCGTTGCCGGACCCGCGTGCCACGATCGCGTAGAGGGCCAGGACTGGAACGGAATAGAGAATCGAGAATGCGGCCAGCTGGCCGTAGGCCACTGCGCCGTGCTGGCCGAAGAAGCTGAAGATCGATACTGCTGCGGGCTGGCTGGCCTCGGACAGCAGGAGCACGAACGGGACAAAGAAGTTTCCCCAGGCCTGAATGAAGACGAAGATGAACACCACGCCCAGGCCCGGTCCCATGAGCGGAAGCACGATGGACCGCAGCCCGGACAGCCTCGACGCGCCATCAACCCACGCCGCCTCCTCCAGTGCCACCGGCACGGCGTCCATGAAGTTCCTGGTCATCCAGATGGCCATGGGAAGGCTGGTGGCGGCCAGGAACAGCACCGTGGCCGGCATGGAGTCCAGCAGCCGAAGCTGGACGAACAATCCGTAGACCGGCACCATGATGGCCGTGACGGGAAGGCAGGTGCCGAACAGGATGCCGGACATGAACGGCGTGTTGAACCGGGACCGGTAGCGGGACAGCGGATACGCGGCCAGCACGGCTGCCACGAGCGTCACGAGGCCGGTTCCGGCCGACAGCAGCAAACTGTTCCACAGTGGCCGGAACAGCAGCTCCGGGGTGAAGACGGCGGCGAAGTTTTCCAGTCCGGGCTGCTGCGGAACCTTGGTGGAGTGTCCGGCGGCCGGATCCAGGGATCCGAGGACCAGCCATAACAGCGGGAGCAGGAAGCAGGCGCCGATCAGCAACAGGACCACGTCCGCCCACGCACTGCGGGTACGTCCGTGCCGGTCTGTCACGGTTTCTGCTCCCTGAGCAGGCGCAGGTAGGCCAGCCCGAACACGGCGCCGATCAGGATGAGGACCACAGCGACGGCCGTGCCATAACCGATGTCGCCAAACTTGAAGGCCTCCTGGTAGGCAAGGACAGGCAGGGTGGTGCTGCCGTTGGCGGGACCACCGGCCGTCATGACCCAGATCAGGGTGAAGACCGCCAGCGTCTGCAGCGTGACCAGCATCAGGTTGGTGGCGATGCTGCCCCGGATCACCGGCAGGGTAATGAATGCCAGCCGCTGCCAGCCACCGGCACCGTCCATCTGTGCAGCCTCGGTCAGCTCGGCCGGGACGCCGTTCAGCGCGGCCCGGTACACCAGCATCGAAAAGGCTGTCCCGCGCCAGGTGTTCGCCAGGATCACAGCCACCATGGGGACGGCGAAAAGCCAGTCGGCTTCGGCTAGCCCAAACGCGCCAAGCAACTGGTTGAACGTGCCGTCCCGGCTGAAGAAGGCATAGGCCGCGAAGGCCGCCACGATTTCCGGCAGGACCCAGGCCGCCACGACGGTGGTGCCAACGGTTGCCGAAATCGCGGGGCGTGCGCGCCGCATGAGGACCGCCAGGGCCAACCCCAGCACGTTCTGGCCTACGACGGCCGAACCTGCCACGAACAGCACGGTCAGCACCACCGAGAGCGGGAAGGCAGGGTCCTGCAGCAGCCGCTGGTAGTTCTCCAGTCCCACCCACTCGGGGTTCCTGGCGTGCCGGCCGGTGAGTCCGGCGTTGGTGAGCGAGGCATGGAGAGCCCACAGCACGGGGCCGGCCAGGAACACAGCCAGCAGCACGACGGCGGGCAGCACCGGCAGGAAGCGGAGCACCTGCCGGCCGCGGTGGTTGGCGGCCATTGCTACTTCCGGATGGTTTTGTCGCCACCCACAATGCCGGCCACGGCCGTGTCATAGTCGGCCGCCGCCTGCTCAGGGGTCCGGTTGCCGGTGATGACGGCCTCGGTGGCTTCCTGGACGGCAGCCGAAATCCGCGGGTAGTCGGAGGTGGCAGGCCGGAACCGGGTGACGGACACCAGGCTGGAGACATCCTTCACGAACGGGTTGGCGGACTGGTAGCCGGGATCGGCGGCTACGTCGGTGCGGACCGCGATCTGCGAACTGGCCACCGTGAATGCCAGCGAATTCTTTGCGCTGAGGGCGGTGGTGAGGAAATTAAAGGCCAGGTCCGGCTGCTTGGTTTCGGCGCCGACGGCCAGTGTCCAGCCGCCGGACATGCTGACCTTGCCGGGTGCCGCTCCGTTCTGGGTGGGGAAAGCGGCGACGCCCATCTCCTGTGCGTAACCTGGCCACGCGTAGCTGCCGCCGTCCTGCCAGAACGACGGCGCGTAGGAGCCTTCCACGGTTGCCCCCAGTTTTGCCTTGGGGAACCATTCACCGAACACCTTCTTCCAGACGTTCGGGTCCAGCGCTTCGGCCGGGGGAACGGCCAAATGCTCCCCATAGAGCGTGCCGAGGAAGGTGAGCGAGTCCTTGAAGCCCGCCGAGCCGACGACCCATTTTTTGGCGTCCTGGTCGTAGAGGCTTGATCCGGTGCCGTACAGGAGTTCGTAGAACCCCTGCATTACGGTTCCTTCACCGGTACCCTTCCCGGCGTACATGTTGAAGGGGATCACATCCGGGTTGGCGGCCTTGATCTTCCGGGCGGTGTCCAGGATGTCCTGCCAGCTGGACGGCTGCCAGGGCAGTCCAACGCCGGCTGCCTCAAAAACCTTCTTGTTGTACCAGATGGCCCGGGTGTCGGTGCCCAACGGCACTGCGTACGTGCCGCCGTCGTCCGCTTTGCCCGCTTCCTTCGCGGCGTTGTCGAACGTGGCCCAGTCCCCCCAGCCTGCCAGGCGGCTGTCCAGGTTCAGAAGGTACCCGGCGTCCACGTCGGAGCGGACCTTGAAGGTGTCTTCGTAGAAGACGTCAGGGGCAGTCGAGGGAGCCCGCAGGGCCAGGGCCAGCTTGGTGCCGTAGTCATCGTCGTTGGCCTGGATGGGCTGCAGTTCAACCCTGACGCCCTGGTTGGCGGCTTCAAACTCCTTTTTCGCCTCCTGCAGCATGGTGTCCAGGGCGGTGAAGGAGTCCGTCTTCTGGTAGGCCACCTTGATGGTCTTATCGCCGCCGGCCGGATCTGCGGGTGTACAGGCGGCGAGGACCAGGACCGCGGCGGCCAGCAGGGATGCTGTCTTGGATGCCCGGCGAAACATGCCGGTCAGCTTTCCAGCAGGAGCCGCTGGGCACGGGGCGCGAGGGTATGTTCCAGGACCAGGGAGGCGGCCCCGATGGCCCCAACGTCCTCCCCCACGCCTGTGCCTACTACCTCGATGGGGTGGATCAGACGGACATCGCTGTTGGCATCCAGGAGCGGCGGGATCAGTTCCAGGTATCGCTGCGCCAGGCAGGTCCAGAACGGGCCGCCAAAGACCACGCGTTCCACGTCAAGGGTGTTGGTGACCACCGAAGCGGCTCTGGCAACCAGGGTGGCTGACTTGTCCAGGATGGCGGAGGCCCGTTCATCTCCTGCGTACGCATGTGCGCAAAGTTCAGAGAAGCTTTGCTGGATTTCGGCGGCGCTCCCGGCCGCGGGGCCCTGCAGGATTCCGGCTGCTTCCGCCTCTGCCACCAGGACCTGCGGGATGGCGGAGGATTTGACGCAGCCGCGCTGGCCGCAGTCGCAGAGCGGCCCGTCCGGGTCCACTACGATGTGGCCGATTTCTCCGGCGTTGCCGGAGGTGCCCCGGACTACTTCGTCGTTGAGCACGATGCCGCAGCCGATACCCGTGCCCATGTACATGAAGATGAAGCTGCCGGCGCCGCTGGGGCCGCCTGCCCA
This window of the Pseudarthrobacter defluvii genome carries:
- a CDS encoding DUF58 domain-containing protein, encoding MASLLQRVKSKMAIFAHRKARGMLDGEYGSVFRGRSLDFDDLRAYVPGDEVRDIDWKATARHGSPLIRRYVAVRRQTVLLVTDTGRNMAAEAHSGEVKKDIAVLALGVMGYLAHRHGDVVGLVCGDSTATLSLPAKSGEAHLERLLRHVDSHTRLEGQPSRIQDQLGYVARNVKGRHLLFVVADELAADSATAQLLLRLRAQHEVLWLTVRDADLAPSPNGTYPNAPAAYSVADESLLPWPPGVSATVETAYTKATTERDTGRKAMLRAAGITEGDVAGSGDVITGLFALLERHRRAG
- a CDS encoding AAA family ATPase, encoding MLSTSVPERIQPAELARAQQVAANISRSFDAKVVGQSRLRESLLVGLLTGGHILLESVPGLAKTTAAQTLAEAVSAEFRRIQCTPDLLPSDIVGTQIYDAAKGDFRTQLGPVHANIVLLDEINRSSAKTQSAMLEAMQERQTSIGGQDHPLPSPFLVLATQNPIEQEGTYQLPEAQMDRFMLKDVLDYPTPAEEAEIIRRIDAGVYTREQKPAAAASLDAITEIQALVGRVYLDPSILNYIVGLVYVTRNASQYIDARLAGFIEFGASPRASIAFSQAARAVALLHGRDHVIPEDVRSLAHRVLRHRLILNFDAVAEQVPVESVIDAVVAAVQTP
- a CDS encoding carbohydrate ABC transporter permease; its protein translation is MTDRHGRTRSAWADVVLLLIGACFLLPLLWLVLGSLDPAAGHSTKVPQQPGLENFAAVFTPELLFRPLWNSLLLSAGTGLVTLVAAVLAAYPLSRYRSRFNTPFMSGILFGTCLPVTAIMVPVYGLFVQLRLLDSMPATVLFLAATSLPMAIWMTRNFMDAVPVALEEAAWVDGASRLSGLRSIVLPLMGPGLGVVFIFVFIQAWGNFFVPFVLLLSEASQPAAVSIFSFFGQHGAVAYGQLAAFSILYSVPVLALYAIVARGSGNALALAGAVRG
- a CDS encoding carbohydrate ABC transporter permease; the protein is MAANHRGRQVLRFLPVLPAVVLLAVFLAGPVLWALHASLTNAGLTGRHARNPEWVGLENYQRLLQDPAFPLSVVLTVLFVAGSAVVGQNVLGLALAVLMRRARPAISATVGTTVVAAWVLPEIVAAFAAYAFFSRDGTFNQLLGAFGLAEADWLFAVPMVAVILANTWRGTAFSMLVYRAALNGVPAELTEAAQMDGAGGWQRLAFITLPVIRGSIATNLMLVTLQTLAVFTLIWVMTAGGPANGSTTLPVLAYQEAFKFGDIGYGTAVAVVLILIGAVFGLAYLRLLREQKP
- a CDS encoding extracellular solute-binding protein, whose translation is MFRRASKTASLLAAAVLVLAACTPADPAGGDKTIKVAYQKTDSFTALDTMLQEAKKEFEAANQGVRVELQPIQANDDDYGTKLALALRAPSTAPDVFYEDTFKVRSDVDAGYLLNLDSRLAGWGDWATFDNAAKEAGKADDGGTYAVPLGTDTRAIWYNKKVFEAAGVGLPWQPSSWQDILDTARKIKAANPDVIPFNMYAGKGTGEGTVMQGFYELLYGTGSSLYDQDAKKWVVGSAGFKDSLTFLGTLYGEHLAVPPAEALDPNVWKKVFGEWFPKAKLGATVEGSYAPSFWQDGGSYAWPGYAQEMGVAAFPTQNGAAPGKVSMSGGWTLAVGAETKQPDLAFNFLTTALSAKNSLAFTVASSQIAVRTDVAADPGYQSANPFVKDVSSLVSVTRFRPATSDYPRISAAVQEATEAVITGNRTPEQAAADYDTAVAGIVGGDKTIRK
- a CDS encoding ROK family transcriptional regulator, yielding MGDFNLTVILDAIRRTSGGLSRVELAQIVGLSPQTISNISRRLLDQNLIVEAGKEGSGPGKPRTILRLNPGGMYALGVHLDPAVTTFVVLDLVGAVVRHSRIKTPGGNDPSAVIATIAAEIAQLVEDSGVDRSRIAGLGVAAPGPIDLDNGTVVDPPLLPGWDRVELRDALARATGYSVLVDKDVTSAAVAETWAGGPSGAGSFIFMYMGTGIGCGIVLNDEVVRGTSGNAGEIGHIVVDPDGPLCDCGQRGCVKSSAIPQVLVAEAEAAGILQGPAAGSAAEIQQSFSELCAHAYAGDERASAILDKSATLVARAASVVTNTLDVERVVFGGPFWTCLAQRYLELIPPLLDANSDVRLIHPIEVVGTGVGEDVGAIGAASLVLEHTLAPRAQRLLLES